From a single Paenibacillus sp. FSL R5-0345 genomic region:
- a CDS encoding ABC transporter permease subunit: MFSKTIFKQTLKANFKLWLIFTIIMSVFSGVLIAVFDPKTISSMSDMVKDTPLANMLGSTSFLGMLSQTFYSMQGVILPLIFVIMTANSLIASQVDRGSMAYLLSTPIKRSTVVRTQAIYLVTSLIAMFTILSIVGVISVQAFQSDIDFNISDLIMLNVGLFLLMFATSSISFLFSCIFNLSKNSLAFGAGIPLAFFLFELMGKVDSSLEGFKYISLNTLFDTDAIINNGDYSIQFTLLGVIGIGLYAIGIRVFKEKDLPL; the protein is encoded by the coding sequence ATGTTTAGTAAAACGATCTTTAAGCAAACATTGAAAGCAAATTTTAAGCTGTGGCTTATTTTCACGATAATCATGAGCGTGTTTAGTGGCGTGCTGATTGCTGTATTCGATCCAAAAACGATATCTAGCATGTCGGATATGGTGAAGGATACCCCCCTTGCGAACATGTTAGGATCAACTTCATTCCTTGGCATGCTTTCTCAGACCTTCTATTCCATGCAAGGCGTTATTCTGCCATTGATATTTGTGATTATGACCGCCAACAGTCTTATTGCATCACAGGTGGATAGAGGCTCCATGGCTTACTTGCTATCAACACCTATAAAAAGAAGCACCGTAGTCAGAACACAGGCTATTTATCTGGTAACATCGCTTATTGCAATGTTTACGATTTTATCTATCGTGGGTGTAATTTCTGTTCAGGCTTTTCAGAGCGATATTGATTTCAATATTTCAGATTTGATAATGCTAAATGTAGGTTTATTCCTCTTAATGTTTGCAACCAGCAGTATTTCTTTCTTGTTTTCTTGTATCTTCAATTTGTCCAAGAACTCACTCGCTTTTGGTGCAGGAATCCCACTTGCTTTCTTTCTCTTTGAACTGATGGGGAAGGTTGATAGCAGTCTGGAGGGATTTAAGTATATCTCACTGAATACATTATTTGATACGGATGCCATCATAAATAACGGCGATTACTCGATTCAGTTTACATTGCTTGGTGTTATTGGGATTGGACTTTATGCGATAGGCATACGAGTTTTTAAGGAAAAGGATTTGCCTTTATAA
- a CDS encoding glycoside hydrolase family 43 protein, giving the protein MKYNNPILPGFYPDPSICRVGEDYYLVNSSFAYVPGIPIWHSKDLVHWKQLGYCLTRDSQLQFDKSVVSGGVWAPTIRHHNGRFYMVTTNQDSGGHFYVWTEDPAGEWSDPIYVDQEGIDPSLFFDEGKVYFTSTGNKDGMGIYQCEIDIETGHKLSDSSLIWTGSGGKFPEGPHLYKVNGYYYLMCAEGGTEYGHMETIARSRSPYGPYESSPRNPILTHRSSDYPIQATGHGDLVEAQDGSWWAVFLGTRPVGYPYRHHLGRETFLAPVQWSEDGWPMIGDNGVVGLVMEADTPAPVLWEDEPETDDFNQSTLGMSWNFIRNAKKVDWSLQKRAGWLALRGSDVRLSDKGTPAFIGRRQRHVNCEITTKMEFNPSDGDEAGLVVFMDQQYHYAFGLTHVEGENVITLRRQVGSIRDVKYSSPFEGTVIELKVQALPEKYLFSYRGADQIWHPLGEAETHLISTEVAGGFTGVFFGMYNYSAHGTTAYYDYFRYQK; this is encoded by the coding sequence ATGAAATATAATAATCCGATATTACCAGGTTTTTATCCAGATCCAAGCATTTGTAGAGTAGGCGAGGATTATTATTTGGTAAACAGTTCATTTGCTTACGTTCCGGGAATACCCATTTGGCATAGTAAAGATTTAGTCCATTGGAAGCAGCTCGGATATTGTTTGACGCGTGATTCCCAGCTCCAATTTGATAAATCGGTCGTGTCTGGAGGGGTGTGGGCACCAACCATTCGTCATCATAACGGTCGATTCTACATGGTGACGACGAATCAGGATAGCGGTGGACACTTTTATGTTTGGACAGAAGATCCAGCAGGTGAATGGTCGGATCCGATCTATGTGGATCAGGAAGGAATTGATCCATCCTTATTTTTTGACGAAGGAAAAGTGTACTTTACAAGCACTGGAAACAAGGATGGTATGGGAATTTACCAATGTGAGATTGATATCGAAACAGGCCATAAGCTGAGTGATTCCAGCTTGATATGGACAGGCAGTGGCGGTAAATTCCCTGAAGGACCCCATCTATATAAGGTAAACGGCTACTATTATTTAATGTGTGCAGAAGGCGGGACGGAATATGGCCATATGGAGACTATAGCAAGAAGTAGATCACCCTATGGACCGTATGAATCCTCTCCCCGAAATCCTATTTTGACTCATCGAAGCTCGGATTATCCTATTCAAGCTACAGGTCATGGCGATCTTGTTGAAGCACAGGATGGTAGCTGGTGGGCAGTATTTCTAGGAACTCGGCCGGTAGGTTATCCTTACCGTCATCATCTTGGCAGAGAAACATTCCTGGCTCCAGTCCAATGGAGTGAGGATGGATGGCCGATGATTGGTGATAACGGTGTTGTTGGATTAGTAATGGAAGCTGACACACCTGCACCAGTACTATGGGAAGACGAGCCTGAGACCGATGATTTCAATCAGTCCACTCTAGGAATGAGCTGGAATTTTATTCGTAATGCTAAAAAAGTCGATTGGTCTTTACAGAAACGAGCAGGATGGCTTGCATTACGAGGATCGGATGTGAGATTGAGCGATAAGGGAACGCCAGCGTTTATTGGTCGTAGACAGCGCCACGTGAATTGTGAAATCACCACAAAAATGGAATTCAACCCTTCAGATGGTGATGAAGCGGGTCTCGTTGTGTTTATGGATCAGCAGTATCACTACGCATTCGGGCTGACCCATGTAGAAGGTGAAAATGTGATCACACTGCGAAGACAGGTAGGCAGCATAAGAGATGTGAAATATTCTTCTCCTTTTGAGGGCACAGTTATAGAATTGAAGGTTCAGGCACTCCCAGAGAAATATTTGTTTTCTTATCGAGGCGCAGATCAGATATGGCATCCACTAGGTGAAGCAGAGACACATTTGATCTCTACAGAAGTGGCAGGCGGTTTTACCGGTGTGTTCTTTGGGATGTATAACTACTCTGCCCATGGAACTACCGCATATTATGATTACTTCCGCTATCAAAAGTGA
- a CDS encoding sensor histidine kinase — MIGAIIHKLRKQGLFLKLFLVTLISIITVSLLTLSITIRMSESLFLKTFSITNGKLLNQMKTNLESYNNVVATGATMTAQNGAVRSYLSGGETDSVTLAIKTYQMTEGMRAVRSNLSAFDVGIMIVGANGRSYSTDPWYWSATAEELKKHPITKATVAKPEQILYQLYQKEDSKTKAKEIMLVASKALFDHSTGSIYGTMYIAIRDSDFKNFYANFTSEGNDVVLLNGKGQIVSSSRTELIGLLDQQLLQEVVDEQSAGENGESVNIMGNERIVFSEYLPEFDVYLVNLIDKKAVTGQMVNAKAVSLTIMAIVAISLIIVFLITRKMTKSLRVLVEQMSSIPKGGFDNHVDVATSSYEVKELGNAFNYMLDSLHDYVDRLMETQKQQRNAELAALQMQINPHFLYNTLASIKFLVQQGNKEKAAGTINSLISLLQNTVSDVQSTIPVSQELESLKHYVFINHVRYGEKIRVNYFVEPESLDYHMPKLILQPFIENAFFHAFNLKDEGRILIMIAVQEHQLVCEVVDNGDGMDLDPNLMEAEQLPASKHKRQLFSGIGIRNVDDRIKLLYGEGYGINITSKRNEGTKIIITLPLLKN, encoded by the coding sequence ATGATCGGAGCAATCATCCACAAGCTTAGAAAGCAGGGTTTATTTCTCAAGCTTTTTCTTGTAACTCTCATAAGCATAATTACCGTATCCCTTCTGACATTGTCTATTACCATCCGTATGTCAGAGAGTTTATTCTTAAAGACCTTCAGCATAACGAACGGTAAACTACTGAATCAAATGAAGACAAACCTGGAGTCTTACAACAACGTTGTAGCTACAGGCGCTACTATGACAGCACAAAATGGAGCTGTCCGAAGCTATTTGTCTGGCGGTGAAACGGATTCAGTGACGCTTGCTATCAAAACCTACCAGATGACAGAAGGCATGCGTGCTGTCCGCTCCAACCTTAGTGCTTTTGATGTGGGTATTATGATCGTAGGAGCAAATGGCAGGAGTTATTCAACCGATCCTTGGTATTGGTCTGCTACTGCTGAAGAACTGAAGAAACACCCGATTACGAAAGCGACAGTAGCAAAACCTGAGCAAATCCTGTACCAGCTTTATCAAAAAGAAGATAGTAAAACCAAAGCGAAAGAGATCATGTTAGTGGCTTCTAAAGCTCTATTTGATCATTCTACCGGCAGTATCTATGGCACTATGTACATTGCAATTCGTGATAGCGATTTTAAGAACTTCTACGCCAATTTTACAAGTGAAGGTAATGATGTTGTGTTGCTGAATGGAAAAGGTCAAATCGTATCCAGCAGCAGGACAGAGTTAATCGGGCTGCTCGATCAACAGCTGCTCCAAGAAGTAGTTGATGAACAGAGTGCGGGAGAAAATGGAGAATCTGTCAATATCATGGGTAATGAACGAATAGTGTTCTCTGAATACTTGCCTGAATTTGATGTTTATTTGGTAAATCTGATCGATAAGAAAGCTGTGACCGGTCAGATGGTAAATGCCAAAGCAGTGTCGTTAACGATCATGGCGATCGTAGCCATTTCGCTTATTATTGTATTTTTAATTACAAGGAAAATGACGAAGTCCCTGCGTGTACTCGTTGAACAGATGTCGAGTATTCCCAAGGGAGGGTTCGATAATCATGTAGATGTCGCCACAAGCAGTTATGAAGTTAAGGAGCTGGGTAATGCTTTTAATTATATGCTTGATTCACTACATGATTATGTTGATCGGTTAATGGAGACACAGAAGCAGCAGCGTAATGCAGAGCTGGCCGCACTTCAAATGCAGATCAATCCACATTTTTTATATAATACGTTGGCTTCTATTAAATTTCTGGTACAACAGGGCAACAAGGAAAAAGCTGCTGGAACGATAAATTCGCTAATCTCACTCCTGCAAAATACTGTCAGCGATGTTCAATCCACTATACCTGTTAGTCAAGAATTAGAATCGCTGAAGCATTATGTGTTTATCAATCATGTGAGGTACGGTGAGAAGATCCGCGTGAATTATTTTGTAGAGCCTGAAAGCTTGGATTATCATATGCCAAAGCTTATTCTTCAACCTTTTATCGAAAACGCGTTCTTTCATGCATTCAACCTTAAAGATGAGGGAAGAATTCTCATCATGATTGCTGTACAGGAGCATCAGCTTGTATGCGAAGTTGTAGATAACGGAGATGGAATGGACCTTGACCCGAATTTGATGGAAGCGGAGCAGCTACCGGCGTCGAAACACAAACGCCAACTGTTCTCTGGGATCGGTATACGAAATGTAGATGATAGAATCAAATTGTTATATGGAGAGGGATACGGTATTAACATTACAAGCAAACGAAACGAAGGTACGAAAATCATTATTACGCTTCCATTGTTAAAAAACTAA
- a CDS encoding MerR family transcriptional regulator, with amino-acid sequence MTISEVSEKFNLSPDTLRYYERIGIIPHVNRNKSGNRDYSEEDCRWIEHIKCMRGIGLPVEILIKYVELYRQGDEANHARVELLIEQRKQLLSKMEEMNRVLERMDEKIERMSKQ; translated from the coding sequence ATGACTATTTCAGAAGTAAGTGAAAAATTCAATCTGTCACCGGATACGCTCCGCTATTATGAACGCATCGGTATTATTCCACACGTGAATCGCAATAAAAGTGGAAATAGAGACTATTCGGAAGAAGACTGCAGGTGGATAGAACATATCAAATGTATGCGAGGCATTGGACTTCCCGTTGAGATCTTGATTAAATATGTTGAATTGTATAGACAGGGGGATGAGGCTAATCATGCTAGAGTTGAACTCCTAATTGAGCAGCGGAAGCAACTCTTATCTAAAATGGAAGAGATGAATAGAGTATTGGAACGGATGGATGAAAAAATTGAACGAATGAGTAAACAATAA
- a CDS encoding response regulator transcription factor, giving the protein MKPIFKIMIVDDEMLVRQGIKHLLDWEQEGYRIAGEASNGLEALSMMDEVNPHIIITDIVMPIMGGEKLVKIVKEKYPHVVVIVLSSFSEYDYVRSTFQNGVADYILKPKLEADYLLSILNKTTAKMSGMKLADPGTDPEEKKVLLAIEKLMTGYESVLEPTLLHSWFPHKQFAFFGADMKHIKDSGDKLMFANEIESGIRKFVLDSAVFIRLRFVNESVIYLFNVDPEQWDELAIELRYLISEIAQRVQETHFIISQSFTDFVSLGAIYRDNYLKLNRYSFYLPERNLIENDHLPSLPGAYQEIDMGELMDQLRRKQFQKAFTEFLEYVHQRSMDYRMDIFEFKSLLGNFIFNVATTLGKMKFEIGSLEETKYDYFRKIDEALYASDAIAVTEAFIHEVERTIGETNAAVNPNMTKLLEYIQNHFADPITLTGVARQFHFNASYLSSYFTAHNGEGFSEYLNKVRVEKAMELLEITEKSIADISASVGYSDQSYFTKVFKKQTGISPSRYRRRDVEQS; this is encoded by the coding sequence ATGAAACCAATATTTAAAATTATGATTGTGGATGACGAGATGCTGGTTAGACAAGGAATTAAACATCTTTTGGATTGGGAACAAGAAGGGTATCGAATCGCAGGTGAGGCTTCTAACGGTCTTGAGGCATTAAGTATGATGGATGAGGTTAATCCGCATATTATTATTACAGATATCGTAATGCCAATTATGGGCGGAGAGAAGCTAGTCAAGATTGTTAAAGAGAAGTATCCTCACGTTGTTGTAATCGTCTTAAGCAGTTTCAGTGAATATGATTATGTTCGCTCCACATTTCAGAATGGTGTAGCCGATTACATCCTGAAGCCGAAGCTGGAAGCCGACTACCTATTATCCATCCTAAATAAAACTACAGCAAAAATGTCAGGGATGAAGCTGGCCGATCCAGGGACCGATCCAGAGGAAAAGAAGGTTTTACTTGCGATTGAGAAGCTCATGACGGGATATGAATCTGTACTGGAACCTACACTGCTACATTCGTGGTTTCCTCATAAACAATTCGCGTTTTTCGGAGCGGATATGAAACATATTAAAGATTCTGGTGACAAGTTAATGTTCGCAAATGAAATAGAAAGTGGAATCCGCAAGTTCGTTTTAGACAGTGCAGTGTTTATTCGGCTAAGATTTGTTAACGAATCGGTTATTTATCTATTCAATGTTGATCCGGAACAATGGGACGAGCTTGCAATTGAACTCCGTTATTTGATCTCAGAAATCGCACAGCGTGTGCAAGAAACGCATTTTATTATTAGTCAGAGTTTCACGGACTTTGTGAGTCTTGGTGCGATTTATCGAGACAATTATTTAAAGCTTAATCGATACAGTTTCTATTTGCCGGAACGAAATCTGATTGAAAATGATCATTTGCCAAGCCTTCCGGGAGCGTATCAGGAAATTGACATGGGAGAATTAATGGATCAGTTGAGACGTAAGCAATTCCAGAAGGCATTTACAGAGTTTCTGGAATATGTTCATCAACGTTCAATGGATTATCGCATGGATATTTTCGAATTCAAATCGCTATTGGGGAACTTTATATTTAACGTAGCGACGACACTTGGAAAAATGAAATTTGAGATTGGAAGTCTGGAGGAGACCAAATACGACTACTTCCGAAAAATAGATGAAGCGTTGTATGCAAGTGATGCAATTGCTGTTACTGAAGCATTCATTCATGAAGTTGAGCGCACGATTGGGGAGACGAATGCAGCTGTTAATCCAAATATGACGAAGCTTCTCGAATATATCCAGAATCATTTTGCAGATCCGATTACACTGACAGGGGTAGCTAGACAGTTTCATTTCAATGCTTCTTACTTATCGAGTTATTTTACTGCACATAATGGCGAAGGATTTAGTGAGTACCTGAATAAAGTACGGGTGGAAAAAGCTATGGAGCTGCTTGAGATAACGGAGAAATCAATTGCTGATATTAGCGCAAGCGTGGGTTACTCAGATCAAAGTTATTTTACCAAAGTATTTAAAAAACAGACTGGCATTTCTCCGAGCCGGTACCGGAGACGGGATGTTGAGCAGTCATGA
- a CDS encoding AraC family transcriptional regulator, whose amino-acid sequence MSKEIQVRKEELTQLIDRHSSQDGVKDTAIPSLFVIRTSNVTEPIFRVYTPSLCFIAQGTKELLLAQERFEYGPANYLITSMNLPVVGKIIKASPDVPYLSFKLDFTQSQILKVLNDSEFKIASKENAKRAMFVGQIDLSLLDAILRLVRLLDEPNDIPFLAPIYTDEILYRLLQGPYGVALAQIALEGSSTYRVNEAIEQIINNCDKPLRIEELAETASMSISSFHRHFKEVTAMSPIQFQKQLRLQEARRLLLSESADAAEVAFRVGYESASQFSREYSRMFGAPPRADIKQLKERMLIG is encoded by the coding sequence ATGTCTAAAGAAATACAAGTGCGAAAAGAAGAACTCACTCAATTGATTGATCGTCACTCCAGTCAGGATGGCGTAAAAGATACCGCTATTCCCTCATTGTTTGTGATTCGCACCTCCAATGTGACCGAGCCCATCTTTAGAGTGTATACACCTTCTTTATGCTTCATTGCCCAAGGAACAAAAGAGTTGTTATTGGCACAAGAGCGTTTTGAGTATGGGCCTGCCAATTACCTAATAACATCCATGAACTTACCAGTTGTCGGTAAGATAATTAAAGCTTCTCCCGACGTGCCGTATCTGAGCTTCAAGCTTGATTTTACACAGAGTCAGATCTTAAAAGTGCTTAATGATTCTGAATTTAAGATCGCTTCTAAAGAAAACGCAAAGCGTGCAATGTTTGTGGGGCAAATAGATCTATCCTTACTCGATGCGATTCTTCGATTGGTTCGTTTATTAGATGAACCTAATGATATTCCGTTTTTAGCACCGATTTATACCGATGAAATCCTTTATCGGCTACTGCAAGGTCCTTATGGTGTTGCATTGGCACAAATTGCATTGGAAGGCAGCAGTACCTACCGCGTGAATGAGGCAATCGAACAGATAATCAACAACTGTGATAAGCCATTACGAATTGAAGAACTTGCCGAAACGGCCAGTATGAGCATCTCTTCCTTCCATAGACATTTTAAAGAAGTCACTGCTATGAGCCCGATCCAGTTTCAAAAACAGCTGCGATTACAAGAAGCCCGACGTCTTTTATTATCCGAGTCAGCGGATGCAGCGGAAGTTGCATTCCGAGTAGGTTATGAAAGTGCCTCCCAGTTCAGCCGTGAATATTCTCGTATGTTTGGTGCCCCTCCTAGAGCAGACATTAAGCAGTTGAAAGAAAGGATGCTCATTGGATAA
- a CDS encoding ABC transporter ATP-binding protein, with protein MPLIEIEKLTKDYGQGRGIFNINLSIEKGEVFGFVGTNGAGKTTVIRHLMGFLKPQIGSVRINGMDCWEDSAEIKKMIGYTPGEIAFPDAPTGTEFLKQQAELLGLKDMTYANTIIEKLQLDPTANLKRMSKGMKQKTAIVATLMADPDILILDEPTTGLDPLMRAEFVDILNDEKKKGKTIFMSSHMFEEVEHTCDKVALIKDGQIIAVKSTLEVKHNEEKTYKIEFTSHEDYQRFLTEPFNCVDQRESQNQVIVNIHDRHINTLFKVLKGYEIKFITENKYTLEKYFRSLY; from the coding sequence ATGCCATTAATAGAAATTGAAAAATTGACAAAAGATTATGGCCAAGGACGAGGCATTTTTAACATCAATCTCTCGATTGAAAAAGGTGAAGTATTTGGCTTTGTCGGCACAAATGGAGCAGGTAAAACCACAGTGATTCGACATTTGATGGGCTTCTTAAAGCCGCAAATCGGAAGTGTAAGAATTAACGGAATGGACTGCTGGGAAGACTCAGCTGAGATAAAGAAAATGATAGGCTATACGCCTGGAGAGATCGCATTTCCTGATGCTCCAACTGGAACAGAATTCCTGAAACAGCAGGCTGAGCTGTTAGGACTCAAAGATATGACCTACGCAAATACAATCATCGAGAAGCTTCAACTAGATCCGACTGCTAACTTGAAAAGAATGTCCAAGGGAATGAAACAAAAGACAGCAATTGTTGCTACCTTAATGGCTGATCCTGATATTCTGATTCTAGATGAACCAACAACAGGACTTGACCCGCTAATGAGAGCTGAATTTGTAGATATCTTAAACGATGAAAAGAAGAAAGGCAAAACGATATTTATGTCGAGTCATATGTTTGAAGAGGTTGAACATACGTGTGACAAGGTTGCTCTTATTAAAGATGGTCAGATTATTGCTGTGAAATCGACACTTGAGGTTAAACATAATGAAGAGAAGACGTACAAAATAGAGTTTACTTCGCATGAAGACTACCAACGATTTTTAACAGAGCCATTTAATTGTGTCGATCAACGTGAAAGTCAAAATCAAGTCATTGTTAATATACATGATCGTCATATCAATACGCTTTTCAAAGTGCTCAAAGGCTATGAAATCAAGTTTATCACTGAGAACAAGTACACACTCGAAAAATACTTCAGAAGTCTTTACTAA
- a CDS encoding TetR/AcrR family transcriptional regulator codes for MTHDLFDSLIAAQKTKTDKQKKIIEIAIKLFAEKGFANTSTAEIAKMANVSEGTIFKHYGTKDKLLLSIILPFVKDSLPSIANEVFSEVLTEDTKTFEQFLKGFLKNRIEFLDRNKEIFRVFVKEVIYKDELKKEIGPHFIKNISLLISRVVEEFKQRGELKDKPTDQVLIYLMTVCGSFFVSRFVLFENYSISDEEVENFVHFVMDGIRNPLSEASS; via the coding sequence ATGACACATGATCTATTCGATTCACTAATTGCTGCTCAAAAGACAAAAACAGATAAACAAAAAAAGATAATTGAAATAGCCATTAAATTATTTGCTGAAAAGGGTTTTGCGAATACTTCAACGGCGGAGATAGCTAAGATGGCAAACGTATCGGAAGGGACGATCTTTAAACACTACGGAACAAAAGATAAGCTGTTGCTCTCGATTATACTGCCATTTGTGAAAGATTCTTTACCCTCAATCGCTAATGAGGTTTTTAGTGAAGTCTTAACAGAGGATACGAAGACGTTCGAGCAATTTCTTAAGGGATTTTTAAAGAATAGAATAGAATTTTTAGATAGAAATAAAGAGATCTTTCGAGTGTTTGTGAAGGAAGTTATATATAAAGATGAGCTTAAGAAAGAAATAGGCCCACATTTCATCAAAAATATCTCGCTGCTAATTTCTCGAGTAGTAGAAGAATTCAAGCAACGCGGAGAACTAAAAGATAAACCTACAGATCAAGTTTTGATTTATTTAATGACTGTTTGTGGAAGCTTCTTTGTGTCTCGATTTGTATTGTTTGAGAACTATTCCATAAGTGATGAAGAAGTCGAAAACTTTGTTCATTTCGTAATGGATGGAATAAGAAATCCTTTATCTGAAGCCTCATCCTAA
- a CDS encoding helix-turn-helix domain-containing protein translates to MSEFYLNWFTSDQKFPFFIQYGFHDNDTDLHRHVDFSELVIVLSGTATHIVNTEESFIKKGNVFVINGSTPHAFKDPQDFKICNIMYKPEMLSTAGSDLRTSNGFQALFVLEPLYRHKHAYTSKLSLPIPMLEYVTSLIAGMIEEYSNKLQGYQTLLISRFMELVVYLSRHYEKQDKENQDNHLIHLANALSFMEDHYLEPLSLEQIATHSGISVRHLNRIFRSYYQTTPISYLHRLRLERACSLLKHSDFSITQISHESGFSDSNYFTRQFTKTYGMSPKAYRKKS, encoded by the coding sequence TTGAGTGAATTTTATTTAAATTGGTTTACATCGGATCAGAAATTCCCATTCTTTATTCAGTACGGCTTTCATGACAACGATACTGACCTTCACAGACATGTGGATTTCTCAGAGCTTGTAATCGTCTTGAGTGGCACTGCTACTCATATTGTAAATACCGAAGAATCATTCATTAAGAAAGGGAATGTCTTTGTTATTAACGGTTCAACCCCGCATGCTTTTAAAGATCCTCAGGATTTTAAGATCTGCAATATTATGTACAAGCCCGAAATGCTGTCAACAGCTGGATCGGATCTGCGGACTTCGAACGGCTTTCAGGCGTTGTTTGTATTGGAACCGTTGTATCGTCATAAACACGCCTACACTAGTAAATTAAGCTTGCCTATTCCTATGCTTGAATACGTCACCTCCCTCATTGCCGGTATGATTGAAGAATATAGCAACAAGCTTCAGGGATATCAGACTTTGCTTATCTCTCGGTTCATGGAACTGGTTGTCTATTTATCAAGGCATTATGAAAAACAGGATAAAGAGAACCAGGATAATCACCTAATTCATTTGGCGAACGCGCTCTCCTTTATGGAAGACCACTATCTTGAACCCTTGTCGTTGGAGCAAATCGCCACTCACTCAGGAATATCGGTAAGACACTTAAATCGGATCTTTCGTTCTTACTATCAGACGACACCCATCTCCTATCTTCATCGTTTGCGTCTGGAACGGGCTTGCAGCTTGCTAAAGCATTCTGACTTCAGTATTACTCAAATCTCACACGAAAGCGGGTTTAGCGATAGCAATTATTTCACACGACAATTTACCAAAACCTACGGTATGTCTCCTAAGGCCTATCGAAAGAAGTCATAA
- a CDS encoding ABC transporter ATP-binding protein — protein sequence MAVLQIEHLTKDYGHQRGVFDVSFQVEKGEVYGFLGPNGAGKTTTIRHIMGFSRPQKGYTLVNGLNSWESASDIQKNLGYLPGEIALPESLTGTQFIKMMADLRGIHDMAHTNYLISKFELDPVGSLKRMSLGMKRKLAIVTAFMHNPDVLVLDEPTSGLDPIMQNVFIDFIKEEKEKGKTILLSSHIFNEIDATCDKISIIKDGRLISTFIADELRHNESKTFEFEFNSKEEFERFSNEVQSLKNIEVASLKAHNNQAEIRVNDNDINMFISYLSEYDLKFFSEIKFTLEDYFMKFYDRNSNSEGGAIDNAINRN from the coding sequence ATGGCAGTGTTACAGATTGAGCATTTAACAAAAGATTATGGGCATCAGCGTGGTGTGTTCGATGTTTCATTCCAAGTTGAAAAAGGTGAAGTTTACGGATTTTTAGGGCCGAACGGAGCGGGTAAAACGACAACAATTCGCCATATCATGGGATTTTCTCGTCCTCAGAAGGGATACACCTTAGTAAATGGATTGAATAGCTGGGAGAGTGCCAGTGATATTCAAAAGAATCTAGGGTACTTGCCTGGGGAAATTGCTTTGCCTGAATCGCTGACAGGTACACAGTTTATTAAGATGATGGCTGATTTACGTGGCATCCATGATATGGCGCATACTAATTATTTGATCTCAAAATTCGAACTTGATCCAGTGGGTAGTTTAAAACGTATGTCTTTAGGGATGAAGCGGAAGCTCGCGATTGTAACAGCATTTATGCATAATCCAGACGTACTTGTTCTTGATGAGCCTACAAGCGGTCTTGATCCCATCATGCAAAATGTATTTATTGATTTTATCAAAGAGGAAAAAGAGAAAGGGAAGACGATTTTATTATCGAGCCATATTTTTAATGAGATTGATGCTACCTGTGACAAAATATCAATTATCAAAGATGGACGGTTAATTTCAACCTTTATTGCTGATGAGCTTCGTCACAATGAGAGCAAAACCTTTGAATTTGAATTCAACTCCAAAGAAGAGTTTGAGCGTTTTAGTAATGAGGTTCAGTCTCTAAAAAACATTGAGGTCGCTTCTCTAAAAGCGCATAACAATCAAGCGGAAATACGAGTGAATGATAACGATATCAACATGTTTATAAGCTACTTATCAGAATATGATTTGAAGTTTTTCTCAGAGATCAAGTTTACTCTTGAAGATTACTTTATGAAGTTTTATGACCGAAACTCTAATTCAGAGGGAGGTGCCATCGATAATGCCATTAATAGAAATTGA